A single region of the Rathayibacter rathayi genome encodes:
- a CDS encoding GNAT family N-acetyltransferase, with protein MDPLLLDRLAADAWPALVRRPLGAWELRASAGVTKRANSLLASGDVADQAAALDAAEAFAREHGIAPLVQVGPPSPAGLTGLLAERGATPVDRTLVLTGSVQEALAALPALPTPIRLAPAPDEDWLALWWSVDGRGGAEARAVAERILTGCPSSYALAIGGDGPAATGRLAVVTAQDGELWGGLFGLATRPDARRRGLASAVVRALLEEASRRGIERFWLQVLADNAAARRLYASLGCRESSWYEYWRYPPPPSPSPSPLPPLARCHL; from the coding sequence ATGGATCCGCTGCTGCTCGACCGACTCGCCGCCGACGCCTGGCCCGCGCTCGTGCGACGTCCGCTCGGCGCGTGGGAACTGCGCGCCTCCGCGGGTGTGACCAAGCGCGCCAACTCGCTGCTCGCCTCCGGAGACGTCGCCGACCAGGCGGCCGCCCTCGACGCGGCGGAGGCGTTCGCCCGCGAGCACGGCATCGCGCCCCTCGTGCAGGTCGGCCCGCCGAGTCCCGCCGGGCTGACCGGGCTCCTCGCCGAGCGGGGCGCCACGCCGGTCGACCGCACGCTCGTGCTGACCGGGTCGGTCCAGGAGGCGCTCGCCGCACTGCCTGCGTTGCCGACGCCCATCCGCCTCGCCCCGGCTCCCGACGAGGACTGGCTCGCCCTCTGGTGGTCGGTCGACGGACGCGGAGGAGCGGAGGCGCGCGCGGTCGCCGAGCGCATCCTCACGGGCTGTCCCTCCTCCTACGCCCTCGCCATCGGCGGCGACGGCCCCGCGGCGACCGGCCGTCTCGCCGTCGTCACGGCACAGGACGGAGAACTCTGGGGCGGCCTCTTCGGCCTGGCGACCCGGCCCGACGCGCGCCGACGCGGCCTCGCCTCTGCCGTCGTCCGCGCCCTCCTCGAGGAGGCGTCGCGCCGCGGAATCGAGCGCTTCTGGCTCCAGGTGCTCGCCGACAACGCTGCCGCCCGCCGCCTCTACGCATCCCTTGGCTGCCGCGAATCCTCCTGGTACGAGTACTGGCGCTACCCCCCTCCCCCCTCCCCCTCCCCCTCCCCTCTTCCCCCTCTCGCGAGATGCCACTTATGA
- a CDS encoding Fic/DOC family N-terminal domain-containing protein yields MLSSLPNPAVLVNSIQLLEAQASSEIENIVTTSDELFRFADDEDAAADPATREALRYRAGSTPTRPRSESERSPIPLFNWETFIHEPEGLDPLIVMATAHYQFEAIRPFACCSPSLQRVRRNGSVRCGRRCARRCGVRCPGARTPIFSRCCSRSRTAASGR; encoded by the coding sequence CTGCTCTCCTCGCTCCCGAATCCCGCGGTTCTGGTGAACAGCATCCAGCTCCTCGAAGCGCAGGCGAGCTCCGAGATCGAGAACATCGTCACCACGTCGGACGAGCTCTTCCGCTTCGCCGACGATGAGGACGCCGCCGCCGATCCCGCCACGCGCGAGGCGCTGCGGTACCGAGCGGGGAGCACGCCTACGCGCCCCCGGTCGGAGTCGGAACGATCACCAATTCCCTTGTTTAATTGGGAGACGTTCATCCACGAGCCTGAGGGGCTCGATCCACTGATCGTCATGGCGACCGCGCACTACCAGTTCGAGGCCATCCGCCCGTTCGCCTGCTGCTCGCCGTCACTTCAGAGGGTGCGGAGGAATGGATCGGTGCGCTGCGGGAGACGGTGCGCGAGGAGGTGCGGAGTGCGCTGCCCGGGGGCGCGAACGCCGATCTTCTCGAGGTGCTGTTCGAGGAGCCGTACTGCCGCATCCGGACGGTGA
- a CDS encoding helix-turn-helix domain-containing protein — MREEVRSALPGGANADLLEVLFEEPYCRIRTVMARCGVSRPTARSWLSAMVERGILTETPIGRERLFVNHAFLRLLKRDQETTAGPPAEPTLF; from the coding sequence GTGCGCGAGGAGGTGCGGAGTGCGCTGCCCGGGGGCGCGAACGCCGATCTTCTCGAGGTGCTGTTCGAGGAGCCGTACTGCCGCATCCGGACGGTGATGGCCCGATGCGGAGTCTCCCGTCCGACTGCGCGCTCGTGGCTGTCCGCGATGGTCGAGCGCGGGATTCTCACCGAGACTCCGATCGGGCGGGAGCGGTTGTTCGTCAACCACGCCTTCCTCCGGCTCCTGAAGCGGGATCAGGAGACCACGGCAGGTCCTCCTGCCGAGCCGACCCTCTTCTGA
- the lpdA gene encoding dihydrolipoyl dehydrogenase produces MTQHFDVVVLGAGPGGYVAAIRAAQLGKSVAVVEKQYWGGVCLNVGCIPSKALLRNAELAHLFHTQAKQFGISGDVSFDFGAAFDRSRSVADGRTKGVHFLMKKNTIAEFDGVGSFTGPKGLDVQLSKGGTESLTFDDAIIATGASVRLLPGVELSENVVTYETQIMTRELPDTMAIVGAGAIGMEFAYVLKNYGVDVTIIEFMDRALPNEDPDVSKEIQKQYKKLGVEILTSTKVESVVDKDGYVTVTYTAKDGTQSTLEVDKVLMSIGWVPRTEGFGLENTGVELTERGAIAIDDHMRTNVPHIYAIGDVTAKLQLAHVAEAQGVVAAETLAGAETQTLGDYRMMPRATFCQPQIASFGLTEKQARDEGHEITVSTFPFMANGKAHGLGEPTGFVKLIASKKYGELLGAHMIGPDVSELLPELTLAQKWDLTATELARNVHTHPTLSEALQEGFHGLKGHMINM; encoded by the coding sequence ATGACCCAGCACTTCGACGTCGTCGTCCTGGGGGCAGGCCCCGGCGGATACGTGGCCGCAATCCGCGCCGCCCAGCTCGGCAAGTCCGTCGCCGTCGTCGAGAAGCAGTACTGGGGCGGTGTCTGCCTGAATGTGGGCTGCATCCCGTCCAAGGCGCTGCTGCGCAATGCCGAGCTCGCCCACCTCTTCCACACCCAGGCGAAGCAGTTCGGCATCTCCGGCGACGTCTCCTTCGACTTCGGCGCGGCGTTCGACCGCAGCCGCTCGGTCGCGGACGGCCGCACCAAGGGCGTCCACTTCCTGATGAAGAAGAACACGATCGCCGAGTTCGACGGCGTCGGATCTTTCACCGGCCCGAAGGGCCTCGACGTCCAGCTCAGCAAGGGCGGCACGGAGTCGCTGACCTTCGACGACGCGATCATCGCGACCGGCGCGAGCGTCCGCCTCCTCCCCGGCGTTGAGCTCTCCGAGAACGTCGTCACCTACGAGACCCAAATCATGACCCGCGAGCTGCCCGACACGATGGCCATCGTCGGCGCGGGCGCGATCGGCATGGAGTTCGCCTATGTCTTGAAGAACTACGGCGTCGACGTGACGATCATCGAGTTCATGGACCGCGCCCTCCCCAACGAGGACCCGGACGTCTCGAAGGAGATCCAAAAGCAGTACAAGAAGCTGGGCGTCGAGATCCTGACCTCGACCAAGGTCGAGTCGGTCGTCGACAAGGACGGCTACGTCACGGTCACCTACACCGCGAAGGACGGCACGCAGTCGACCCTCGAGGTCGACAAGGTGCTCATGTCCATCGGCTGGGTCCCCCGCACCGAGGGCTTCGGTCTCGAGAACACCGGCGTCGAGCTGACCGAGCGCGGCGCGATCGCAATCGACGACCACATGCGCACCAACGTGCCGCACATCTACGCCATCGGCGACGTCACCGCGAAGCTCCAGCTCGCGCACGTCGCGGAGGCGCAGGGCGTCGTCGCCGCCGAGACCCTCGCCGGCGCCGAGACCCAGACCCTGGGCGACTACCGGATGATGCCGCGCGCGACGTTCTGCCAGCCGCAGATCGCGTCCTTCGGCCTCACCGAGAAGCAGGCGCGCGACGAGGGCCACGAGATCACCGTCTCGACCTTCCCCTTCATGGCGAACGGCAAGGCGCACGGCCTCGGCGAGCCCACCGGCTTCGTGAAGCTCATCGCGAGCAAGAAGTACGGCGAACTCCTCGGTGCGCACATGATCGGACCGGACGTCTCCGAGCTGCTCCCCGAGCTCACCCTCGCCCAGAAGTGGGACCTCACCGCGACCGAGCTGGCCCGCAATGTGCACACCCACCCGACGCTGTCGGAGGCACTGCAGGAGGGCTTCCACGGCCTGAAGGGGCACATGATCAACATGTAG
- a CDS encoding nitroreductase family protein — translation MTLAAPRTATTSAPILDVLAERWSPRSYDTSATVSDETLASLLEAARWSPSASNSQPWRFIVARRGSDEFDRIVATLAGFNGAWAGSAAVLVVALAETVDSEGKPRPWAVYDLGQSIAHLSVQAHHEGLHVHQMAGFDNDAVRTAFGVDERFDPVTIAAVGVAAEADALSNETLRERETAPRTRLPLEELVLVQA, via the coding sequence ATGACCCTCGCCGCCCCCCGCACCGCCACGACCAGCGCCCCGATCCTCGACGTCCTTGCGGAGCGCTGGAGCCCCCGCTCCTACGACACGTCCGCGACCGTCTCGGACGAGACCCTCGCCTCGCTCCTTGAGGCCGCGCGCTGGTCCCCGTCCGCCAGCAACTCGCAGCCGTGGCGCTTCATCGTCGCCCGCCGCGGCTCCGACGAGTTCGACCGCATCGTCGCGACCCTCGCGGGCTTCAACGGCGCCTGGGCTGGTTCCGCGGCCGTGCTGGTCGTCGCGCTCGCCGAGACCGTCGACTCCGAGGGAAAGCCGCGCCCGTGGGCCGTCTACGATCTCGGCCAGTCGATCGCCCATCTCAGCGTCCAGGCACACCACGAGGGCCTGCACGTACACCAAATGGCCGGCTTCGACAACGATGCCGTCCGCACCGCGTTCGGCGTCGACGAGCGCTTCGACCCGGTGACGATCGCGGCGGTCGGAGTCGCGGCCGAGGCCGACGCGCTGTCGAACGAGACCCTGCGCGAGCGCGAGACCGCGCCGCGCACCCGCCTGCCCCTCGAGGAGCTCGTGCTCGTCCAGGCGTAG
- a CDS encoding ABC transporter ATP-binding protein: MPVTPAARTSLAFDAELGQSAFPVRFEGVGRTFTPGAPVLTDVSLEAAAGEVIAILGPSGCGKSTLLRIAAGLDSASEGSVLIDDAPVSGIEPRCAVAFQEPRLLPWRSIADNVALGLPRGTPRAAARAAVDELLSLVGLTAHARSRPREVSGGMAQRASLARALARNPGVLLLDEPFGALDALTRLRMQDLVLDVHAAAPATILLVTHDVDEALQLADRIVLLGREEPGGVSRIQRIVTVPGARPRDRGSAELAEHRAELLAGLGIERHRAGRH, encoded by the coding sequence ATGCCCGTCACCCCCGCCGCCCGCACGAGCCTGGCCTTCGACGCCGAGCTCGGACAGTCGGCGTTCCCCGTGCGCTTCGAGGGGGTCGGCCGCACCTTCACGCCCGGGGCGCCGGTGCTGACGGACGTCTCACTCGAGGCGGCCGCGGGCGAGGTCATCGCGATCCTCGGTCCGAGCGGCTGCGGCAAGTCGACGCTGCTGCGCATCGCCGCGGGCCTGGACAGCGCGTCTGAGGGCTCCGTGCTGATCGACGACGCGCCCGTCTCGGGCATCGAGCCGCGGTGCGCGGTGGCGTTCCAGGAGCCGCGACTGCTGCCGTGGCGGAGCATCGCCGACAACGTCGCGCTCGGCCTGCCGCGCGGCACGCCCCGAGCAGCTGCCCGTGCCGCCGTCGACGAGCTGCTCTCGTTGGTCGGCCTCACCGCGCACGCCCGCTCGCGGCCCCGCGAGGTGTCCGGAGGGATGGCGCAGCGCGCCTCCCTCGCCCGCGCGCTCGCCCGGAACCCCGGCGTGCTCCTCCTCGACGAGCCCTTCGGGGCGCTCGACGCGCTGACGCGCCTGCGGATGCAGGACCTGGTGCTCGACGTGCACGCGGCAGCCCCGGCGACGATCCTGCTCGTCACGCACGATGTCGACGAGGCCCTGCAGTTGGCCGACCGCATCGTGCTCCTCGGGCGCGAGGAGCCCGGAGGCGTCTCGCGGATCCAGCGGATCGTGACGGTCCCCGGTGCGCGGCCCCGCGACCGCGGCTCGGCGGAACTCGCCGAGCACCGCGCCGAGCTGCTCGCGGGGCTCGGCATCGAGCGGCACCGAGCCGGGCGGCACTGA
- a CDS encoding aliphatic sulfonate ABC transporter substrate-binding protein: MSFTSSPLTSSPLTRRTALAGLLTAAVPLLAGCVQGEGGAGAAAADTAAGGTQGGTLTLDFATYNPLSLVIKEKGWLEAALAEQQVTVAWVQSAGSNKANEALRAGAIDVGSTAGSAALLARSNGSPIKTINIFSQPEWSALVVPAGSAITSVEQLKGKQIAATKGTDPYFFLVQALEAAGLGIGDVTVQNLQHADGWAALQNGSVDAWAGLDPIMAGAQAAGATLLYRNVDFNSYGLLNATESFLAEKPDLAQTVVNAYEHARAWALENQDETASILASVAGLDVAVATTVITERSNLDVGHVPGSAQTDVLAVIGPIFVENGDVASQQQVDDALSSLLDTRYASAADPGAIGA, from the coding sequence ATGTCGTTCACCAGCTCCCCGCTCACCAGCTCCCCGCTCACCCGCCGCACCGCTCTGGCCGGTCTGCTCACCGCCGCCGTCCCGCTCCTCGCGGGCTGCGTGCAGGGCGAGGGCGGAGCAGGAGCGGCGGCCGCCGACACCGCGGCCGGAGGCACCCAGGGCGGCACCCTCACACTCGACTTCGCGACGTACAACCCGCTGAGCCTGGTCATCAAGGAGAAGGGCTGGCTCGAGGCGGCCCTCGCCGAGCAGCAGGTCACCGTCGCCTGGGTGCAATCGGCGGGCTCGAACAAGGCCAACGAGGCCCTGCGCGCCGGAGCGATCGACGTCGGCTCCACTGCCGGCTCCGCCGCGCTGCTCGCCCGCTCGAACGGTTCGCCCATTAAGACGATCAACATCTTCTCGCAGCCGGAGTGGTCGGCTCTCGTCGTCCCCGCCGGCTCGGCGATCACCTCGGTCGAGCAGCTGAAGGGCAAGCAGATCGCGGCCACCAAGGGCACCGACCCCTACTTCTTCCTGGTGCAGGCGCTCGAGGCCGCGGGGCTGGGCATCGGCGACGTGACCGTGCAGAACCTCCAGCACGCCGACGGCTGGGCCGCGCTGCAGAACGGCTCCGTCGATGCCTGGGCGGGCCTTGACCCGATCATGGCGGGCGCCCAGGCAGCCGGGGCGACCCTGCTGTACCGCAACGTCGACTTCAACTCCTACGGCCTCCTCAACGCGACCGAGAGCTTCCTCGCCGAGAAGCCCGACCTCGCGCAAACCGTGGTGAACGCCTACGAGCACGCCCGCGCCTGGGCGCTCGAGAACCAGGACGAGACGGCGAGCATCCTCGCCTCCGTCGCCGGCCTCGACGTGGCGGTGGCGACCACGGTCATCACCGAGCGCAGCAACCTCGACGTCGGCCACGTCCCCGGCTCCGCACAGACGGACGTGCTCGCCGTGATCGGCCCGATCTTCGTCGAGAACGGCGACGTCGCCTCGCAGCAGCAGGTCGATGACGCGCTGAGCTCGCTGCTCGACACCAGGTACGCGTCAGCGGCCGATCCCGGTGCGATCGGGGCGTGA
- a CDS encoding ABC transporter permease produces MTIRDNETATDADVLRASTGLTLSPGAAGLAVVSPSVAASQRRLRDNRAAGSRPLTSRRWFVVAGGAILPVLLLAAWQIATTSGLVSVAVFPSPAMVWAAGVDLAQRGDLGQDVAISTQRVLIGFALGSALGLVVGALFGLSRVWEVVLGPTLGAIRAVPSLAWVPLLLLWMGIGEESKITLITIGAFFPVFTTVATALGHVDRHLVEAGRAFGLSGVRLFTTVQLPAVIPSVISGLRLALAQSWLFLVASELIASSMGLGFRLIDSQNNGRIDRVFLAIVLLAVLGKLTDAVVGVFQRYAVRKWA; encoded by the coding sequence ATGACGATCCGCGACAACGAGACCGCGACCGACGCCGATGTGCTGCGCGCGAGCACCGGGCTCACCCTGTCGCCGGGCGCAGCCGGGCTCGCCGTGGTGAGCCCCTCGGTCGCTGCCTCGCAGCGCCGGCTCCGCGACAACCGCGCTGCGGGGTCCAGGCCGCTCACCTCGCGGCGCTGGTTCGTCGTCGCGGGCGGGGCGATCCTCCCCGTGCTGCTGCTCGCGGCCTGGCAGATCGCGACGACGAGCGGGCTGGTCTCGGTCGCCGTGTTCCCCTCCCCCGCGATGGTCTGGGCAGCCGGAGTCGACCTCGCCCAGCGCGGCGACCTGGGACAGGACGTCGCCATCTCGACGCAGCGGGTGCTCATCGGGTTCGCCCTCGGCTCAGCTCTCGGACTCGTCGTCGGTGCGCTGTTCGGGCTCTCCCGCGTCTGGGAGGTGGTCCTCGGGCCGACCCTCGGCGCGATCCGCGCCGTGCCCTCGCTGGCCTGGGTGCCGCTCCTGCTGCTCTGGATGGGCATCGGCGAGGAGTCGAAGATCACGCTGATCACGATCGGTGCGTTCTTCCCCGTCTTCACCACTGTCGCCACGGCGCTCGGGCACGTCGACCGGCACCTCGTCGAGGCCGGTCGCGCGTTCGGGCTCTCGGGCGTGCGGCTCTTCACGACGGTGCAGCTGCCCGCGGTGATCCCCTCCGTGATCTCGGGGCTGCGCCTCGCTCTCGCCCAGTCCTGGCTGTTCCTGGTCGCCTCCGAGCTGATCGCCTCGTCGATGGGCCTGGGATTTCGGCTCATCGACAGCCAAAACAACGGCCGGATCGACCGGGTGTTCCTCGCGATCGTCCTGCTCGCCGTGCTCGGCAAGCTCACTGACGCCGTGGTCGGCGTGTTCCAGCGCTACGCCGTGAGGAAGTGGGCGTGA
- the acs gene encoding acetate--CoA ligase, with amino-acid sequence MSDTIANLLDEHRRFPPPAAFAAQANAGPEEHARAAADPIAFWEEAARRLDWAEPWHTAHTWEPAAPLPDGSLSVPRATWFEGGRLNVAVNCVDRHVDAGRGEKIALHFEGERGDRRSITYAQLQREVARAAHALTALGIGTGDRVVVYLPVIPETVVITLAIARIGAIHSLVFGGFSAEAVRFRVEDTGAKLLVTTDGQFRRGVAVPVKASADQAVEGVASIEHVLVVRRTGEQDVPWTPGRDVWWHELVDAQSDVHEAEAFDSETPLFIIYTSGTTGKPKGLVHTSGGYLTQASWTHWAVFDAKPDDVHWCTADLAWVTAHTYEIYGPLSNGLTQVIYEGTPNTPHTARHFEIIERYGVTVYYTAPTLIRTLMTWFPEGVPARYDLSSLRLLGTVGESINPEAWVWFHEAVGGGRCPIVDTWWQSETGAAVMCPLPGVSTLKPGSSLGALPGLGALVVDEHGERVPNGSGGYLVVDRTGPALARTVWGNPERYRDAYWARYAPQGWFFSGDGAKYDADGDIWVLGRVDDVINVSGHRLSTIEIESALVAHPAVGEAGVVGVADATTGQAIAAFVIPSDEAVDRAEEDSAYWSALSSSLSALLRDHVATAIGPIAKPRDVVVVPDLPKTRSGKIMRRLLGDIRDGRPLGDVTSLQDDTVPARIARIVAQLG; translated from the coding sequence GTGAGCGACACCATTGCGAACCTGCTCGACGAGCACCGGCGATTCCCCCCGCCCGCGGCCTTCGCCGCCCAGGCCAATGCGGGCCCGGAGGAGCACGCGCGCGCCGCCGCCGATCCGATCGCCTTCTGGGAGGAGGCGGCCCGCCGCCTCGACTGGGCGGAGCCCTGGCACACCGCGCACACCTGGGAGCCGGCCGCTCCACTGCCCGACGGCTCGCTCTCGGTCCCGCGTGCGACCTGGTTCGAGGGCGGGCGGTTGAACGTGGCGGTCAACTGCGTCGACCGCCACGTAGACGCGGGGCGCGGCGAGAAGATCGCGCTGCACTTCGAGGGCGAGCGCGGCGACCGGCGGTCGATCACCTATGCGCAGCTCCAGCGCGAGGTCGCCCGCGCCGCGCACGCGCTCACCGCGCTCGGGATCGGCACGGGCGACCGCGTCGTCGTCTACCTGCCGGTGATCCCGGAGACGGTGGTGATCACCCTCGCGATCGCCCGCATCGGAGCGATCCACTCGCTCGTCTTCGGCGGCTTCTCTGCCGAGGCAGTGCGGTTCCGGGTGGAGGACACCGGGGCGAAGCTCCTGGTTACCACCGACGGGCAGTTCCGGCGCGGAGTAGCGGTGCCGGTCAAGGCGAGCGCCGACCAGGCGGTCGAGGGCGTCGCGTCGATCGAACACGTCCTCGTCGTCCGCCGCACCGGTGAGCAGGACGTGCCCTGGACTCCGGGCCGCGACGTCTGGTGGCACGAGCTGGTCGACGCGCAGAGCGACGTCCACGAGGCTGAGGCCTTCGACTCCGAGACGCCGCTGTTCATCATCTACACCTCCGGCACGACCGGGAAGCCGAAGGGGCTGGTGCACACCAGCGGCGGGTACCTCACCCAGGCGTCGTGGACGCACTGGGCGGTCTTCGACGCGAAGCCCGACGACGTGCACTGGTGCACGGCCGACCTCGCCTGGGTGACCGCGCACACCTACGAGATCTACGGCCCGCTCTCGAACGGGCTGACCCAGGTGATCTACGAGGGCACGCCGAACACGCCGCACACAGCCCGGCACTTCGAGATCATCGAGCGCTACGGAGTGACCGTCTACTACACGGCCCCGACACTGATCCGCACGCTGATGACCTGGTTCCCCGAGGGGGTGCCCGCTCGGTACGACCTGTCGAGCCTGCGCCTGCTCGGCACGGTCGGCGAGTCGATCAACCCCGAGGCCTGGGTCTGGTTCCACGAGGCGGTCGGCGGCGGGCGCTGCCCGATCGTCGACACCTGGTGGCAATCCGAAACGGGCGCCGCGGTGATGTGCCCGCTGCCGGGCGTCTCGACCCTCAAGCCGGGCTCGTCACTCGGCGCTCTGCCCGGGCTCGGCGCCCTGGTCGTGGACGAGCACGGCGAGCGGGTCCCGAACGGATCCGGCGGCTACCTCGTGGTCGACCGCACCGGGCCGGCGCTCGCGCGAACCGTGTGGGGAAACCCGGAGCGCTACCGCGACGCCTACTGGGCCCGCTACGCGCCACAGGGCTGGTTCTTTTCCGGAGACGGCGCGAAATACGACGCCGACGGCGACATCTGGGTGCTCGGCCGCGTGGACGACGTGATCAACGTCTCCGGCCACCGCCTCTCCACGATCGAGATCGAATCCGCCCTCGTCGCTCACCCGGCGGTCGGTGAGGCCGGAGTCGTCGGAGTCGCCGACGCGACGACCGGGCAGGCGATCGCGGCGTTCGTCATCCCCTCCGACGAGGCGGTCGACCGGGCCGAGGAGGACTCGGCCTACTGGAGCGCACTCAGCTCGTCGCTCTCCGCTCTGCTGCGCGACCACGTCGCTACCGCGATCGGGCCGATCGCCAAGCCGCGCGACGTGGTGGTGGTGCCCGATCTGCCCAAGACACGCTCCGGCAAGATCATGCGCCGCCTGCTCGGCGACATCCGCGACGGCAGACCGCTCGGCGATGTGACGAGCCTCCAGGACGACACCGTTCCGGCGCGCATCGCCCGGATCGTCGCGCAGCTCGGCTGA
- the nadE gene encoding ammonia-dependent NAD(+) synthetase, whose translation MRDVQQQIISELHVSPTVDPAAEVERRSGFLADYLRSTGAKGLVLGISGGQDSSLAGRLCQLAVEQVRASGGDASFIAVRLPYRVQADEEDAQLALTFIRPDRQVVFDIHQGVAGVAAAFGDAVGEPISDFVKGNVKARMRMVAQYAIAGQTGMLVVGTDHAAEAVTGFFTKYGDGGADVLPLTGLTKRQGRSILENLDAPARLYEKAPTADLLDDNPGQTDETNLGLTYADLDAYLEGGDIDSAIAEAIEARYAATEHKRQVPLSMFDDWWR comes from the coding sequence GTGCGCGACGTCCAACAGCAGATCATCTCCGAGCTCCACGTCTCTCCCACCGTCGATCCGGCCGCCGAGGTCGAACGGCGCAGCGGCTTCCTCGCCGACTACCTCCGCAGCACGGGCGCGAAGGGCCTCGTCCTCGGTATCAGCGGCGGGCAGGATTCGAGCCTGGCCGGCCGACTCTGCCAGCTCGCGGTCGAGCAGGTACGCGCGAGCGGAGGGGACGCCTCCTTCATCGCGGTCCGCCTGCCCTACCGGGTGCAGGCCGACGAGGAGGACGCCCAGCTCGCCCTCACCTTTATTCGGCCCGACCGCCAGGTCGTGTTCGACATCCACCAGGGCGTGGCCGGCGTCGCGGCGGCATTCGGTGACGCGGTCGGCGAGCCGATCAGCGACTTCGTCAAGGGCAATGTGAAGGCGCGGATGCGGATGGTCGCGCAGTATGCGATCGCCGGCCAGACGGGGATGCTCGTCGTCGGTACCGACCACGCGGCCGAGGCGGTCACCGGCTTCTTCACCAAGTACGGCGACGGCGGCGCCGACGTCCTCCCCCTCACCGGCCTCACCAAGCGGCAGGGTCGCTCGATCCTCGAGAACCTCGACGCTCCGGCCCGCCTGTACGAGAAGGCGCCCACTGCGGACCTGCTCGACGACAACCCCGGCCAGACCGACGAGACGAACCTCGGCCTCACCTACGCCGACCTCGACGCGTACCTCGAGGGCGGCGACATTGATTCGGCCATCGCCGAGGCGATCGAGGCCCGGTACGCCGCGACCGAGCACAAGCGCCAAGTGCCGCTGTCAATGTTCGACGACTGGTGGCGCTGA
- a CDS encoding nucleoside deaminase, with protein MALVHALADRNFREGNGGPFAAIVVERDSGRIVSVGVNVVLGSGVSSGHAEVTALGLAQTALGTWDLGGEGLPAHDLVVNWRPCVQCYGATMWSGVRRLVIAGSGPELEEISTFDEGPMREDWAAQFEARGIEVVDGVLRDEALDVFRAYRASVDSGAARVYNARAES; from the coding sequence ATGGCGCTCGTGCACGCGCTCGCCGACCGCAACTTCCGCGAGGGGAACGGCGGCCCGTTCGCGGCGATCGTCGTCGAGCGCGACTCCGGCCGGATCGTCTCGGTCGGAGTGAACGTCGTCCTCGGCAGCGGAGTGTCCTCCGGTCACGCCGAGGTGACGGCGCTCGGACTCGCGCAGACCGCGCTCGGCACCTGGGACCTCGGCGGCGAGGGCCTTCCCGCGCACGACCTGGTGGTCAACTGGCGCCCGTGCGTGCAGTGCTACGGAGCGACGATGTGGTCGGGCGTGCGCCGTCTGGTCATCGCGGGCTCGGGCCCCGAGCTGGAGGAGATCAGCACCTTCGACGAGGGACCGATGCGCGAGGACTGGGCCGCCCAGTTCGAGGCGCGCGGCATCGAGGTCGTCGACGGTGTCCTGCGAGACGAAGCCCTGGACGTGTTCCGCGCCTACCGCGCGTCCGTCGACTCCGGGGCGGCCCGCGTCTACAACGCCCGCGCCGAGTCCTGA